The DNA window GGCCGGGTACGCGCCCGTCACCGGAGACGACGGCGAGGGCGGCGGATCCGTCGCCGAACAGGCTGTTGACCACCGCGGTCCGCATGGTCCCGTCCAGTGCGTAGGCGGCGGAACACGCCTCGCTGCACAGAACGACGGCGAGCTCACCCGGGTGCGCCGCGGACCAGCCCGCGACCACGTTGAGCGCGTTCAGCCCCGCGTTGCATCCCATGCCCACGATGTCGGCGCGGCTGCAGTGCGGGTCGATGCCGAGCTCGCGGATGATCAGCGCGCTCAGGCCGGGGGTCAGAAAACCGGTCGAGGTGACGCAGCACAGGTGACGGATGTCGGACAGCGTCGCGCCCGCCGACTTGAGGCAGGCCTCGAGCGCCCGGCATCCCATGTCGACAGCGATCTTCTTGTGCTTCTCCAGGAGATCACCCTGCGGTTCCGCCACGCGTGTCCCGTCCCGGCCCTCAGGCGGAAGCGCGAGAAAACGCCGGTCGATCGCGCTGTTCAGGAACAACGACCGGATCTTGGGTTCCCTTATGCCGAGGATGTCGAGCAGCTCGGGTTGTGAATAGGACGTGGCGGAAACAGCTGTCCCCACGCCGGCGAATCTGGTGATCTCGGTCAGTTCTGTGAGGGCGGAAAGGGTTTCTGCCGACGCGATGCTGGTCGTCATCGATACATCCACCCCCATGTCCTGAGTTTGCTCCGGAGCACTTGCCTGACCTCGGACGCGGCCATTGTTCTCACCTTTCCGGTCGCAGCGAACACCGTGAAAGGTAGGCTCGGCCGATCTCGACGGTCAAGATCGTCCAACGCCCTCAGCAATGGCAAAAGGAGTAACGGCGACAGGGGAGTCACCATGGGCGCAGGTAACGCGTGAGAAAGGCGCGCTCGTGGACGGTGAAGCGCCGCGGTCTGGCGGTCCGCGCGTCGAATCCCATGATCATCGAGCGGGCTTCGACGAACACCTCCCCGTCCGAGCAGATCTGCGCGGCCATCTCGCAGGTGACCCGGTTCATCCTGGTCACCCACGACTCGACCCGCACCGACCCGTGCCGGAACCTGAGCGGGCGACGATAGCGGATCTCGTGGCGCACGATGGCGAACCCCACGGTGGGCACCCCGTCGCGGTCCTCCGGCGGCACGGCCGTGTTGTCGAGATAGAGGGCGATCCAGGCGTCCTCCAGATACTCGAGGAACCGCACATTGTTGACGTGACCGTGGGCGTCGATATCGGAAAAACGCACCTGGCGGTAGTACATGTGCGTCTCGGGAACGCTCTTCGTCTCGACCAGCCGGCGGGCGCCGTCATCCGGGGGCCGGCCCCGGCTGTCGGACTCTTGATCGTGTGGATGTCCCATGGTGTTCCCCGTCGTGTGGAAGGAACTGGATCAGGGAGGACGTCTGCCCGAGGCCGCGGCGGCGATCTCGCCGAGCGTCTCGATCACGGGCACGGCGCCGTCCAACTGACGGCCTCCGTGGTTGGACACCCGAGCCGTGGCCTACAAGGGCGACCGTATCTTCAGAGATCCGAAATCTGTAGGCGATGGACACGGACGTACGGTCACGACGTGGAGAGAGAGGGCTTACGGAAGAGCCCTGACGCCGCGCGATCGGTGATTTCCCTCCAGATCATCCGCCGGCGACGGCCACCAGGGCGGCGGGGGCGGCCTCCCGCTGTCCCGGCGGCCGCGTCTACCGGCAGATCCTCGCCGTCTGCGACGACCTGCTCAAGCCGGCATCGGTTCGGCAGGACGTCATGACGACCAGTGCCACTCATGCTGGTCAAGCAGATGGGCGGCCTTCACGCCCTTGTCGGAACACCATGCCTCGAACTCGGCGATCTGCTGGAGCTGGTAGGAGTCCTCGTTGTAGCTGGTGGCCATGACGTGGCCGAGCCAGCTCTCCTCGCCCATCGCGTAGATGTACGCCTCCTCGGCGCCCAGTTCAGTGACGATCGCACTCGCCTGCTCGGCGTTGGAGCCGGACATCTTGCGGCTGTCGCTCATCTTCTTCGGCAACGGCTTGGTGATGAACGGCTGATACTGCCAGTTCAGGGGAGCGCCATCGCATTCCATTCCGAGGAAGGCGATGTCGACCGCTCCGAGATGCCGGCGGATATAGCGGTAGAGAACCGGGTCGAGGCCGGAGGAGTCCGCGCCCACCCAGATCGACTTTCCGCCGATGTTGATCCAGTAGGTCGACTTGGCGCGGATGTCGAGATCGGCGTGCTCGCCGAAGAACGGGGTGGAGACGATTCTCCCGCCGGGGAACTCGACCTCGTCGAAGTCGTCCGCCTCGATCGCGGGAAGTCCGAGGCTCTTGAGATAGAGCGCCAGGGAAGGGTCGCACAGGTTGCCGCGCGAGGTTCGCGGGACGATGAACGTGCCCACCCGGCCGCGCAGTTGCAGCAGGGTCTCGGGCACGAGATGGTCGGAATGCCCGTGCGTGATGAGCACGTAGTCGAGGTGGTCGGGCAGGTCGTTGTAGGTGTAGCGACCGGTCGCGCCGGTGTCCGCGCTGATGAACGGGTCCGTCATGATGGCCACGTCGGGCGTCTGCATGAGCAGGCAGGCGTGCCCCCAATAGCGGATCCGGGCTCCGGCCGCGATGTGGCGGTCGGCGGCGAGCGCGGGCTCCGGCACCAGCAGGCCGGCGAGCCGGCCCGCTTCCGCGTCGCCGAGCTCCAGCGCCTCGCGGAGGGCGGCCAGGGTGGTGGGCCGGATCCTGGCCTGGAAGAGCGCCTCCAGACCTGGGTGCCGGAACGGGATGTCCAGCTCAAGTACGTCGGGTGAGGGCAGCCGCGGGGTGCTCATCACGAACGGCCGCTCGATTCCGGTCTCCACCGAGATCTGGACGGACTGGCAGTCCTCGGCGAATGCCTTGCTCTTGTAGGCGAGCGGCTCCAGGAAGTGGAGCGAGGCCGCGTTGCTGGTGTCGTAGGCGATCTCCACCAGGCCCGACAGCTCGGGAGGCAGCTTCGGGTAGAGCGGCCTGAGATCGTAACCGGTCGCCTCCTCGCGGACGATCTTCTCGGCCTCCGCGATCGCCTCGGCGAACCGGATCATGTCCGCGCGGTCCCGCCGGATGGCGGCGAGCAGCGCCTCGACCTCGTGCTTCCGCTTCTCCTCGATGTTGACGAAGAATCCGCCGCGGAACTTCGGGTCGCGGGCGGCCGCGAAATGCCATTCCGGGGATGCGAGATAGGACTCCAGCATCGGTATGTTGCGGAAAGCGAGATTCATGGCGGCCATGATGGG is part of the Nonomuraea coxensis DSM 45129 genome and encodes:
- a CDS encoding MBL fold metallo-hydrolase — protein: MNEEPLFLRPNTIIEPLANRFYATMYATAPIMAAMNLAFRNIPMLESYLASPEWHFAAARDPKFRGGFFVNIEEKRKHEVEALLAAIRRDRADMIRFAEAIAEAEKIVREEATGYDLRPLYPKLPPELSGLVEIAYDTSNAASLHFLEPLAYKSKAFAEDCQSVQISVETGIERPFVMSTPRLPSPDVLELDIPFRHPGLEALFQARIRPTTLAALREALELGDAEAGRLAGLLVPEPALAADRHIAAGARIRYWGHACLLMQTPDVAIMTDPFISADTGATGRYTYNDLPDHLDYVLITHGHSDHLVPETLLQLRGRVGTFIVPRTSRGNLCDPSLALYLKSLGLPAIEADDFDEVEFPGGRIVSTPFFGEHADLDIRAKSTYWINIGGKSIWVGADSSGLDPVLYRYIRRHLGAVDIAFLGMECDGAPLNWQYQPFITKPLPKKMSDSRKMSGSNAEQASAIVTELGAEEAYIYAMGEESWLGHVMATSYNEDSYQLQQIAEFEAWCSDKGVKAAHLLDQHEWHWSS
- a CDS encoding alpha-hydroxy-acid oxidizing protein, producing the protein MSNHGGRQLDGAVPVIETLGEIAAAASGRRPP
- the dpgA gene encoding 3,5-dihydroxyphenylacetyl-CoA synthase DpgA, with amino-acid sequence MTTSIASAETLSALTELTEITRFAGVGTAVSATSYSQPELLDILGIREPKIRSLFLNSAIDRRFLALPPEGRDGTRVAEPQGDLLEKHKKIAVDMGCRALEACLKSAGATLSDIRHLCCVTSTGFLTPGLSALIIRELGIDPHCSRADIVGMGCNAGLNALNVVAGWSAAHPGELAVVLCSEACSAAYALDGTMRTAVVNSLFGDGSAALAVVSGDGRVPGPRVLKFASYIIIDALDAMRYDWDRDQDRFSFFLDPQIPYVVGAHAEIVVDKLLSGTGLRRSDIGHWLVHSGGKKVIDAIVVNLGLSRHDVRHTTGVLRDYGNLSSGSFLFSYERLADEGVTRPGDYGVLMTMGPGSTIETALVQW
- a CDS encoding acyl-CoA thioesterase; its protein translation is MYYRQVRFSDIDAHGHVNNVRFLEYLEDAWIALYLDNTAVPPEDRDGVPTVGFAIVRHEIRYRRPLRFRHGSVRVESWVTRMNRVTCEMAAQICSDGEVFVEARSMIMGFDARTARPRRFTVHERAFLTRYLRPW